The following are encoded together in the Bubalus bubalis isolate 160015118507 breed Murrah chromosome 14, NDDB_SH_1, whole genome shotgun sequence genome:
- the MYL9 gene encoding myosin regulatory light polypeptide 9 — MSSKRAKAKTTKKRPQRATSNVFAMFDQSQIQEFKEAFNMIDQNRDGFIDKEDLHDMLASMGKNPTDEYLEGMMSEAPGPINFTMFLTMFGEKLNGTDPEDVIRNAFACFDEEASGFIHEDHLRELLTTMGDRFTDEEVDEMYREAPIDKKGNFNYVEFTRILKHGAKDKDD; from the exons ATGTCTAGTAAACGGGCCAAGGCCAAGACCACCAAGAAGCGGCCACAGAGGGCCACGTCCAATGTGTTCGCGATGTTTGACCAGTCCCAGATCCAGGAGTTTAAGGAGGCCTTCAACATGATCGACCAGAACCGGGACGGCTTCATCGACAAGGAGGACCTGCACGACATGCTGGCCTCGATGG GGAAGAATCCCACGGATGAGTACCTGGAGGGCATGATGAGCGAGGCCCCGGGGCCCATCAACTTCACCATGTTCCTCACCATGTTTGGGGAGAAGCTGAACGGCACAGACCCCGAGGACGTGATCCGCAACGCCTTCGCCTGCTTCGACGAGGAGGCCTCAG GTTTCATCCATGAGGACCACCTTCGGGAGCTGCTCACCACCATGGGTGACCGCTTCACAGACGAGGAGGTGGACGAGATGTACCGAGAGGCGCCCATTGATAAGAAAGGCAACTTCAACTATGTGGAGTTCACCCGCATCCTCAAACACGGCGCCAAGGACAAGGATGACTAG